A window of the Plasmodium vivax chromosome 12, whole genome shotgun sequence genome harbors these coding sequences:
- a CDS encoding phosphoenolpyruvate carboxykinase, putative (encoded by transcript PVX_083035A): MMENVVAKTVESTLKKSIDKSSDYDLAEKMEDMKKVIIEEVRRNLVYNKPVGPIMSSKDILTLSQEQESKFNEEVHELGLHVNRIHHNSTPAFLYEMALKYESNSFITSTGALCCISGEKTGRSPSDKRIVKESSSEENIWWGKVNIPLKEKSYEINKGRAIDYLNLQPNLYVIDAYAGWDENCRIKIRVITSRAYHALYMLNMLIPPKNVEEIQNFIPDFIIYNAGDFPSNRLTDGMSSQTSVIINFGAMNMIILGTQYAGEMKKGILTLFMYKMPLEGKLPLHSSCNVGKNNDVTLFFGLSGTGKTTLSADANRYLIGDDEHVWTDDGIFNIEGGCYAKCKGLSKKQEPEIYKAIKFGAILENVVMDPVTREVDYNNCTITENTRCAYPLSYIENAKIPAYVHTHPQNIILLTCDAFGVIPPLSKLDVYQMMYHFVSGYTSKMAGTESDVLKPTATFSSCYAAPFLALHPMVYAKMLAEKYQKHKANVWLLNTGWIYGSYGSQNGQRIPLKYTRMLVDYIHENKLIDIEYKKTPIFNFNIPARVEGIPEEVLDPLVGWKDKEDYMKNLQNLAREFISNFALFSDKAGPDILSGGPAL; the protein is encoded by the coding sequence ATGATGGAAAACGTGGTTGCAAAGACGGTGGAAAGCACACTGAAGAAGTCGATAGACAAGTCGTCAGATTACGACTtggcagaaaaaatggaggacaTGAAAAAGGTAATAATTGAGGAGGTGCGGAGAAACCTGGTGTATAACAAACCGGTGGGACCCATCATGAGCTCGAAGGATATCCTAACGTTAAGTCAAGAGCAGGAAAGTAAATTTAACGAAGAGGTACACGAGCTGGGATTGCATGTGAATAGGATACACCACAATTCGACGCCAGCTTTTCTGTACGAAATGGCATTGAAATATGAGTCCAATTCGTTTATAACCAGCACAGGAGCGTTATGCTGCATTTCTGGAGAGAAAACAGGGAGGTCTCCATCGGACAAGCGGATTGTGAAGGAGAGTTCCTCAGAAGAAAACATCTGGTGGGGAAAAGTGAACATTcctttgaaagaaaaatcttACGAAATAAACAAAGGCAGAGCGATAGACTACCTAAATTTGCAGCCAAACTTGTACGTTATAGATGCCTATGCAGGTTGGGATGAAAATTGCAGAATCAAAATCAGAGTGATTACTTCTAGGGCTTATCATGCACTGTACATGCTGAATATGCTtatccccccaaaaaatgtagaagaaatacaaaattttatcccagattttattatatataatgctGGGGATTTCCCTTCAAACAGATTAACAGATGGAATGTCCAGCCAAACATCCGTCATCATAAATTTCGGTGCAATGAATATGATCATATTGGGAACTCAGTACGCtggagaaatgaaaaaaggaattttaaccctttttatgtataagATGCCATTGGAAGGGAAACTACCTCTACACTCTTCCTGCAATGTTGGGAAGAACAACGACGTGACTTTATTCTTTGGACTCTCAGGCACGGGAAAGACAACCCTCTCTGCTGATGCGAATAGGTATCTCATAGGGGATGATGAACATGTGTGGACAGACGATGGCATATTCAACATAGAAGGTGGGTGTTATGCAAAATGTAAGGGCCTTTCAAAAAAACAAGAACCAGAGATTTATAAGGCAATCAAATTTGGGGCTATTCTCGAAAATGTGGTAATGGACCCAGTCACCAGAGAAGTAGATTATAATAACTGCACAATTACAGAAAATACACGATGTGCTTATCCTTTGTCCTACATAGAAAATGCGAAGATTCCCGCGTATGTTCATACCCATCCGCAGAATATTATCCTGCTGACCTGTGATGCCTTTGGAGTTATTCCCCCGCTATCCAAGCTGGATGTATACCAAATGATGTACCATTTCGTTAGTGGGTATACGAGCAAAATGGCTGGCACAGAAAGCGACGTTTTGAAACCAACAGCTACCTTCTCCTCGTGTTATGCCGCTCCCTTCTTGGCTCTCCACCCTATGGTGTACGCCAAAATGTTGGCGGAGAAATATCAGAAGCATAAGGCCAACGTATGGCTGTTAAATACTGGCTGGATTTATGGCTCGTACGGTTCGCAGAATGGGCAACGGATCCCTTTGAAGTACACGCGCATGTTGGTGGACTACATTCACGAGAATAAGCTGATCGATATTGAGTATAAGAAGACgcccatttttaactttaacATCCCTGCCCGCGTGGAGGGCATTCCCGAGGAAGTCCTCGACCCCCTCGTCGGGTGGAAGGACAAGGAGGACTACATGAAGAACCTCCAGAACTTGGCCAGGGAGTTCATCAGCAACTTTGCCTTGTTCTCGGACAAGGCCGGCCCGGACATCCTCTCGGGGGGGCCCGCCCTCTAA